One Carya illinoinensis cultivar Pawnee chromosome 5, C.illinoinensisPawnee_v1, whole genome shotgun sequence genomic window, ataaaatttttattaaaaaataatatatatattttttagatttttattagataaaatttaatttttataaaaacgcGTACAAGAGTTATATATTTAGACTTGTACATGTCATTTTCCTCGTTCTTTCTCGCGTCATCTTTCTACACACGCTGGCAACTCACGCGGTCAGAATTTCGAGTCCGACCTGCGCTCTGTATAAATTAAAGGGGCGACATTTTGAAGATCAAAATCCAAAGTCAATCGCAACCTTGCTCGTCCATGTCGATTACTGGTATTCAAGGACAGCTTCTTGAGGCTACCGGTAATAATTTCCATGGCCTTTCACtgttctctctgtctctctctttctttattccTTTAAACTGTTgataaaaagggaaagaaaaaacgCAACCCCATCTCCGTGTCCCTCTTCTTTAATTTGGTCTTTGATTTTGTGCAGTTGTTGGGTGCAACAAATTGAAGGACACCGAGTGGATCTCGAGGCAGGACCCGTACGTGTGTGTTGAATATGGTAGCACCAAGTTCCGCACCAGAACCTGCACTGGTTTGTACCCCATTTCTCTTTCAGATCTCAAATCAAGCATATTCTCTACGTGTTTTTTTAAGACTGCTATAGTATCTAGTCTCATCGACGTTGTTTCTATTGGTAAACAGATGGTGGAAAAAATCCAACCTTCCAGGAGAAGTTCGTGTTTACGTTAATCGAAGGTCTTCGGGAGTTGAACATTGTCGTTTGGAACAGTAATACCCTTACTTACGACGACTTCATCGGCAGCGGAAAGTAATtagctttctttatttttgttttgttaattATCTCCTGTGCTGTTTCGATCGTATGGATTAATTTTATTTGGGTCGGTTTGATTTTTCGTTTTGTCGTGGATAGGGTTCAATTGCAGAAGGTTATTTCTCAGGGTTTCGACGACACCGCCTGGCCACTTCAGACTAAAACTGGcaggtaaataaaaaaatcaaaattaacacCTTTTATCCTTATGGTAGTGTTTTTCATATTCAAGTGGTTGGAAGTTTTAGGTTTGCTCAAATTAAGCCTGTAtggatatatatagatatacatacatatgtcATCTGATTAGGAGATATACAAACAACTTCCCGTAGTCTAAGTAAACAAATTTATGTCGATACAATTgaatgattttgttttatttgttatcCTTGGCACCTAATCTTAACATTTCCACATAAATGTTTGTAATTCCTTTGGTGAGTTATCCAGCAAttcaacccctaggggttgggtCAGGTGGTAGAGGCCTTGGGTTTGGCGGTATGCTCaccccaggtctaaggttcaatcTCCTTagatgcaaacaatttctaggggccaaCAAACTAGGGgatttttctcttgaattaTCCGAGGTGCACTTGCAGTAAAACTCATTGCTGAGGGCCTGTGCACTCCTGGGATTAGTCGGAACGCTGATCCTGGACATCCGGtgccaataaataaaaaaggttaTCCAGCAAGTCAATTCTTAGCCGTATTGAGCAGATGCTGATTCTTTTCTAATTCTTTTATGAAGAAATTCTTTCTTAATAGTGATAGAGGAATTTTGAAATAGGAGGGGAGAGGGGACTAGAAAATGTTCAGAGGACCTTTTTTCTTTCCCGTCTAGGATGTTAGACGCATTCTTCTTTTCCCATGTTGACTTATGGGGGGAGTAGAGTTGTACCGTGAGACTTGGGATGGAGAGAAGCAGAATAATGATAGGGATAATTTTAATCCTAAGAGTTCTCACAAtacgccttttttttttaacaaatttgttCTCAATCAGGGTGGCAAATAATTTTTCATGGACCAAAATTCATGATTGTTAATGTACAATTTTTCCCATTGCAGATATGCAGGAGAAGTGCGGCTGATATTGCATTATTCTAATGCCATTGTAAGTTACACAGTACTCTGGGTGGTTATTTAATTGCAGAGTCTTGCAGTAATTCGTTATGGTTACTTTTCTATGCTGGCTGAATAATTGTATTGCGGTACTGCAGAAACCTGGAACAAGCTTTGCTCCATCAGCACCACCATATGTAACACCATCTATTCCTCAGGCCCCTTTATACTCTACAGCCCCACCAGCACATGCTGCTCCTTACCCGATGCCAGCACCTGCTGCTCCTTGCGCACCTCAAGGTTACCCAGCTCCATCTCCTTACTCTTCATACCCACCAAATTCAGCTGGTTATCCACCATCACCATACTCATCTCCACCGCCAGCTGCCTATCCTCCACCACCATACCCACCAACTTCAGGTTATCCTCCTCCTCCATACCCGCCACCTCCACAATCCTCTTCCTATTATCCTCCAGGTATTTTTGCCATTAAGTGCATCTTCCTGCTGCTTatatgagttatatttaaatcCTCAACTTGACTAATATCTGTGCGTTTCCAATCAGGTCCTTATCCTGGAATGTATCCTCCACCTCCATACTAGTTCTGAGAGGTAAGCTCAAGTTATACGCAGCTTCTGCAATGAAAGAAGTAACTTGTAAAATTCAATGTTAGGTCGTTGTGTATACAATTGGAGGTTAGTATTTAGTAGCTGTCAGGTCCAAGGATGTTAAAGGTTTATAACAAATTTGTATTGGTTTTCCTTTTTCGAATTGTTGATAGACTAttctgttaaaaaattatttgattctCTCTTTCGCCTCCGCCCTTTTCCCCTTTCCCCGCATAAGCCTTTTGGTGGGGCACACCATCATAGAGCTTACAGTCATTCACCTTTTGGCGCTAATATGACCTGCCCTCCTGTGGTAAGGATGGAATGTGATGCTGCTGAACTTTTTTTTGTAAGCATTGCTGGACTTATGAAGAAATCCTATTAGAAATTCTAGTCAAATgtgtagtttggatagtgagatgagatgtgataattttatatgaaagttgaataaaatattgttagaatgttattttttaatattattattgttttgagatttaaaaaagttgtaataatgagatgaaactGTTTATGTATCCAAACTAAGCCTAAGGTTCTAGAAAAtaatggaaatatatatatatatatatataagaagtaCAGTCCCCAAAAGTTAACCAAGTGCCACTTGCATCTCGGGGGACGAACTGCAATTTCCAACTATGTGGCTGTTAAGATTTTATATGATCAAAatagttttgctacgtacaagtaTAGTCGcgcattaatctgtgtaccaatactgacttattcatacttaaaatttaaattaacactgtttttaataaaatttatttttttatcaatcacatcatattagtgcacatattagtgcacaattgtgcttgcaactatatttctCCTTTTATACAGCTCAGAGAGCAATAGATGTTTGTATGAAATGGTTACTTCGTAGTTATCAATAACATGAAATTGTCTTAATTCTAGCTGAAAAGATtctttagttatttaaaaaatgaaactcGTGTGAGCATGGGCTGCCATGATACTCACCCTTTGTAAGACATCTTTTCCATTTGTGTACAACTCAAAACGAATTCAAAGAATCATCACTTGCAATGAATGCTAGCTCAACTGTCATACATATAGCCAATTAGTCCAGGTAATCATCTCCTGTTTTCAATTTCTAAACAGATTAACACCATTTCTTGTGTATAGCAAACCTAAACTGCCCATTACCAtagatcaaaaattttatttccgGAAGACAGTTCTTGCAATAATGATGTGTGTACAAGCTGGTTCACCTGTgtcctttaaaaattttaaaaattggatgGTGAGGGCCGCTGtaagctgatttttttttttaattatttttaaatatttttttaacattttttaattattaaaaaaatatataatttcaatgATAATcacttcattaattattaagtaaaaataaataaattaaaatacacgaACAATAAGTTTGGGGGGCTTcactaatatttaaaaaaaaaaatagtaactaCTGTTTTCTTGTGTGAAAGATTGCCATTCTCTTTTGTGAGTTctactttaattttcttgtctatTTTCGATGgttaaaaaggaagaaaaatgataaatatacatcatttttttcaatactttacACAATAATGATTTAAAAGGatgggtatttttgtaaaatatcttataaaactaACATGATTTTACAAATATACCTTTATTGTATAACATATGTTGTAAAATGTAGTATAAAATATGTTGTGTTGATACGattatttattgagttttattacgtacaaataaaattatgtactaatttatgtattaatattgattttttcatatttaaaatttaaattatcattatttttaataaaatttactttttaaccaatcatattatattaatatacagttatatttataattaaatttttccttatTCAAAAAGGAATGCTTCCCTGTACAACACCACATTGCCACTCTTCCACATTTTACATCAAACttataatagaaaaatactttttgtagtcggcaaatgcagtcggcgtacagtcgtggagaaaaaagtgaattaatacgggacctacatgaaaaaaaaaaattatttttataacttttttttattcatgtaggtctccctgaatataaaataatttttttataattttttttattcatttcgtaTAACCGACTGCACATCGACTGCATTTACCGACTGCGCCTAACAAAACCCCTTATAATAATCTGACCAATGTtcccatatctctctctctctcccaggATTATTAATTGCGCGGCCCGGTTGGTGGAGTCTCCATTATTGCTTGATACTAGGATCAAGATATATGGTGAAATGAAATATATAGGTCCCTTTTGCAAAACActtaaaatgtttttatctataatcaatcatttttgtgtggtttgtaTAGTGAGATAATATAAGataggtttaaaaaaaataaaaattaaaaaacatatatattattagaatattatttattattattttttaaaaaaaattaaaaaaattaagttatttattatattttatttgataatttgtaaaaattataatgatgaagtaagatgagataaaaccaTTTTTATATCCAAATTAAACCTAATTCGAACAGTTATAGAGGAAAATCCAAGATGTGaacattttttcaaagaatataaaaaaagaaaaaaaaacttttggtCGCCCGGCAATGGTTGATTGggagaaataaaactaaaaaaagaaagaaaaaaatgaaaaagaagaaagcaacAAACTATCTTCgcacaagattttttttttttttttgagtaacGATGGTACAActatttttacaaatattttttttagcattGGGTGCCTAGAAAAGTGTTTCAACTAATTTCAGGAGTGcgtatattttaaataagaaaaatactttttgcagtcagCAGATCCAgttggcgtgcagtcggctgtaaaaaaataaattaatacggacttacataaaaaaaaaaaaattatttttataattttttttattcatgtaggtccccttgaatataaaaaaaaaatttataatttttttttattcattccgtacaactGACtgtacgccgactgcatttaccgactgtatgtagcaaagcccccttaataataagtttttttacaagtacatattaaataatttaagagaaaaatctCTATCGAGTAACGTCCCcgattttttgtaaaattcatTTTACCTAATcgctaaaaaattattttttaatgaatttgtgaattttttatatttttaaaaaagtttaaagtgcttaaaaattgttaaaataataataataataataaaacttggCTGTCCGGTGAGGATCCTATGTGGGGGTTACACCCTATCCAAAATCCACACTGAGGAATCTTTATAGACAACCTGTTGATTTTATGCATAAAAATATGTCAAGATTATCTTAAATTTTTGTACTACTTGACAAAAATTATAAGGACAAAAGTTTTAACATAAGATGAGAAATtcgtaaataataataagatagattgtaaatagttgtgaaatagtttaaattaaaatgttttatgagatttttgaaaatgagagaaaaaattgaataaaaatcttataaatttaaaatattattataatataatttcttaatattatttttatttttagatttaaaaaaattcaattatttttttgtgttttgtttgaaaatttagaaaagttgtaatgattaaataaaaatgttgaaaatgtgaaaattaaaaattgaaaaatatttatatttgaatggtgtttgaatattaagaCAAATGAGATGTGATGGATTAAAACCATTTGTAAAACCGAATGGAGTCTAAATATATAGGAATTGCTTCCTATTTTTATCTCTACCTCGTCAAGACTTTAGAATTATAATAAAAACTTGAACaattcttcatatatataatgtgagGAATGcttaatttaacaaaaaattatataaaaatttataaataatgtgatttataagattaaatcatttttattataaataaattaaacatattaCATTAAACAATATATCCATTTATAAATTTTGGTGTATAAGATTTACATGcaatcttaaaaataattaattaggtCAATTAAATTGATTCGAGTCGAAaagctctctctcccttttctaTTTAGAGACTCACCCCAACAAAAACCCAACCCAGAGAGGGGGTTTCAACTCCTCCCTCCCTCATCCCATCTGGTTAGACTAGAAATTGTgtagtcttttattttttaatttttgtttattttttcgtCTAAAGTATGGTGAAACGCCGATCTAATGTTTTCCAGAACCTAGCGACCACCACGAGCTCCACCACAGGATTCCTAGGCCGCCGATCATTTGAACAGTTGAAGGCTTTCGTTGAACAGAGCAGCGTGTGAGTAACCTGTACGGGTCAAAGAAGCACATGAGATCCCCGCACCATCGCACCAATAAGCTTCTACTGCCACATGTGTGGCGTTTCTAGGACTAAGGATCTCGATTTCTTCATACTTGACTGGCCGCCACACTCATAGCATGGCACGTGGCACATGTCCCTCACGTGCCATTATAATCTctttatttcttgtattttactTTCCTTCAAGTTGAAAATATAGATATACAATTGTAATTcgtaatttttacatatatatttatgtttattgttatttcctttcatttaggtaaaaataaaaaattaataatctcTTTGATATGTTTTCCATAGAGTGAAAAGTCTTATTCTTCTTTGAAGGGTGGGGTTTGATATCTCTACTTTAGGTAGAGTGTGGTCTCTTAGACAATTTTTCTGTAGAGAGTTATAAAAGTTAAGATTATACCAATCACAAAAGAATTTGTATACTGGCAGAGTCCCAATTATGAATAGTTGGCTTAtaatttaggatttttcttgtatgtatcatgtcacagctgtaacttcaCTTTTACGAACGAATGAAGcctatttttcattaaaaacaatttttttaaaaaaatcttaaaaaaattcaattgacCTTATCAAAAGAATCTCTCGTTGCGTGTTCCATTTAGTTTCAAGTTTTTTCTCTTCTGGTACGGGACCAAATCCTATAAGAGCCCTATAATTCGAATGCTAGGTAGAAAAGGTCTACCAAAAACGTAGACCTTTCGATATAGAATGGTAGGAGTGGCTTAATACAAATTAAGGTCTAAGGTGAAATTTAAGTTAATCattcttaattataatataataaaatataagttattatatgaaatatttttaaagttttcaataaaatgagattttatttaaaatatttaaataaattttttttaaatttatatttaacacAATAACTTAAAATAAGGCATCAATGCAAATTTTATACCTTAATTTAGCAAGATcttaacaaattatttaaaatataaataattcattatattaaatattaaatttagtattttgGAGTCTTGCAcactttgaaaaatataaaatttatttgaaatcttatttaataaaatggtttttatttttatttttaaaaacaccccatttttaattttagagacCTTAAAGACCATTGAGCCGCTCTGCCGAAGGGCCTTCACTATTAATACCTTTTCTGTTAGTTCAGGACCCACTTCCATtcactaataattaattttttaattcttaaaaaaataaaatacagatcaagattagaaaataaaataataatattaatacagTAATTATGGAATAAatcgcataattttttttttttttaaagatccaCTGTCAAAAGAATTACCCTGTAATTGCACTGATCTTCGCAAATATAAATTGAATAATTCTTTGCCCAAGATGCACGTAGACACGGACTCTGTCCATCTACACGCTTTGGCAACGCACGCGGTCAGCTAGCATCCCTGAAATTTCCATCCCGGATATATATAGGTTGTTACCAGAAGCCGGCATCATAAAAAATCCAAATCTAGATCGAACACTACAAATCTGGGAAGCATCTAGCTTACTCCTGATCATCCTCCGACCCCCTTGGAAAGCATCAAAGATCAAACAGCTACAAGTCAATATATAACGTAGTAATTAGCAAGCATCAAAATCCAACCTTCTTAATTCCTCGTCCATGTCGATTATGGGTATCCAAGGCCAGCTTCTTGAAGTCACtggtaatatatatagtttccaTTGTCATTCACCCTTTTCTTGTCTTATCAGCTAACAAAGAAAAAAGCGATATTAATGTTCAagaccctatatatatatatgatcctaTATAGTTCAATCTTGTTCAGATTAActtctttttattgttctttttttttttttttttttttggtgtagTCGTTGCCTGCCACAAATTGAAGGATACCGAGTGGATTTCAAAGCAGGACCCGTACGTGTGCCTCGAATATGGTAGCACCAAGTTCAGCACCAAAACATGCACTGGTTTGCACTCTAATTCTGTCTCATACCAAATCAAACCTATTTGTTTCCCTCGCAttctttcaattttctataTACGCTAGCTGAGGTAGTAAGATCTAGTACTACTGCTATAGCCATCTCGATCATGTTGACCATAATTTTGATGGGTGCACAGATGGGCATACGGATCCGGTATTTCAGGAGAAGTTTTCATTTCTGTTAATCGAAGGTCTTAGAGAGTTAACCTGCGAAGTTTGGAACAGCAATACCATTAAACGCAACACTTTCATCGGCAGCGGaaagtaattaattatttatatatactcaAATGAGAGTTCGTCGtgctttttatatatatcatttttggaTCATTAACTAATTTAAACTGGATGGTTTTGGTGTACATATATTAATGTTGGATGGTAGAGCTCTATTGCAAAGCGTTCTTTCTAGTGGCTACGACGACTCCGTCTGGCCGCTTCAAGATAAAAATGGCAGGTAAATaacatttttaagatatttataagttctgatctatatatatagtactgccTGGCTAGTATTAATCCATGCAAGTACGTGGTTGGAGCTAGCTAGCTGTTAATTCGTGTTTACTCATGATTTTGCGCTCGTTAATATTTCGTGTCATGAAGGG contains:
- the LOC122310749 gene encoding protein SRC2 homolog; translated protein: MSITGIQGQLLEATVVGCNKLKDTEWISRQDPYVCVEYGSTKFRTRTCTDGGKNPTFQEKFVFTLIEGLRELNIVVWNSNTLTYDDFIGSGKVQLQKVISQGFDDTAWPLQTKTGRYAGEVRLILHYSNAIKPGTSFAPSAPPYVTPSIPQAPLYSTAPPAHAAPYPMPAPAAPCAPQGYPAPSPYSSYPPNSAGYPPSPYSSPPPAAYPPPPYPPTSGYPPPPYPPPPQSSSYYPPGPYPGMYPPPPY